The sequence below is a genomic window from Kitasatospora kifunensis.
GCTCTCGCCCTGCGGCTGCGCCTCCCGGGACACCTCCCCCGCCGACCCCTGCCTCACCGACTCCTCCTTCGCCGACTCCTCCTTCGCCGAATCGTCCTTCGCCGAATCGTCATCGAGGGCGGGCGGCACCGGCTGGTCCGGGCCGTAGCCGGCCAGCAGCTCCTCTCCCTCGATGCCGAACTCCTCCAGCGCCCGCGCCTCCAACTGCTCGATCCGCAGCCGCTTCTCGGCCCGCAGCACCTCGTCGCGGTGGCCGGCGTCGACCAGCTTGTCCAGCTCGTCCTTCAGCTCCCGGCCGCGTTCGCGGATCTGGCGCAGCGCCGTCTCCCGCTCGGCCCTGGCCTGCTCGACGGCGGTGCGCTCGGCGTCGGCTCGGCCCAGCGAGACCTCCAGGCAGGCGAGCAACTGGCGGGCGCCCGCGGCCACCGCGCCGGCCACCCGGGCGTGCTGCTCGGCACGCCGGCGGCGCTCGGCGGCCCGGGTCCGGGCCTCGCGCTCGGCACGGGCCGCGCGGTCCAGGCTCTCGGCCCGCCCGGCCAGCGACCGCACCCGCTCCTCGTGGGTGCGCACCGCCAGCCGGGCCTCCAGCTCGGCCTGCCGAGCGGCGGTGCCCAGCTCGGCCAGCCGGTCCCGCTCGGCCGAATCGGGCTCCTCGTTCTCCTCGTCCGCCAGTTCCTCGGCCGCGGCGAGCCGGGCGGCCAGCTCCTCGGCGGCGGCGGCCGCGGCGGCCCGGCCCTGCTCGGCGCGCTCGACGGCGGCGGCGGTGCGCTCGGCCTCACCGGCGGCGGCCTTGGCCTGGCCGCCGAGCCGTCCGAGCGAGCCGGCCACCTGCGCGCGCTGCTGCTCGGCCCGGCGGCGCTCGAGCGCCAGCCGCTCGACCTCGACGGACAGCTCGCGGCACAGCTTCTTGGCCTGCGCCAACCGCTCGGTCAGTTCGGCGCAGCGGCCGGTCAGCTCCTCGATCGCGCGGGCCGTCGCCTCGACGGCGGCCTGGGTCTCCAGCTGGCTGGGTGGACCGGCCGAGCCGCCCTGGGCGAGCCCGGCGGCCAGCAGATCGCCTTCGGCGGTGACGGCGGTCAGCTCCGGCCGGGCGGCGAGCAGACCCCGGGCGGCCGCCAGGTTCTCGACCACGACGGTGCGGTGCAGCAGGGTGCGCACCGCGGGCAGCAACTCGGCGGGGGCCGCCACCAGTTCGGCGGCCCACCGGGCCCCGGACGGCGCCGCGTCGGTGAGCGGATCCGCCGTCGCCGGGGCACCGGCGATCAGCAGCGCGGCCCGGCCGGCGTCCCTCTCTCGTAGCAGGCGCAGCGCGGCCGCGGCCGCGTCCAGGTCGGCCACCGCCACGGCGTCGGCCGCGGCGCCCAGGGCGGCGGCGATCGCCACCTCGTGACCGGGGACCACGGTGAGCAGTTCGGCGGCCGGACCGAGCACACCGCTCAGGCGCTCGGTAGCGCTCAACAGCGCGCCGGTGCCGTCCTTGCGCCGCAGGCCGAGCGAGAGCGCCTCGTGACGGGCGTTGAGCGCGGCGCGCTCGCGCTCGGCCGCGCTCTGCGCCTCGCGGGCGCCGCTCAACTCCTGCTCCGCGCCCGCCAGTCGTTCGCGCGCCTGCTCGTGCGCATCCGCGAGCTGCTCGTCGCCGGTCTCCAGGCCGGCGACCTGCTCCTGGAGCAGCTCGAACTCGGCCCTCGCGGCCTCGGCGCGCAGCGCGGCCTCGTCCCTGGCGGCGGCTAGGTGGTCGATCTCGGCCTGCGCGCCGGCCGCCCGGCTGGCCGCCGCGGCGGCCTGGCCCTGCAGCCGGACCAGCCCCTCGCGGCGGTCGGCCACTGCCCGGGCGGCCGCCTTGAGCCGCTGCTCCTCCGCACCGAGCGCGCGCTCCGCGCCGACCCGGCTCTCCACCGCCTCGGCCAGCGCGTCCTGCGCCGCCTCCAGCGCCTCGGTCAGCGCGGCCTCCTCGGTCCGCACCCGTGCGGCCTCCGCGGCCAGCTCCTCGGGGTCACGGCCCGGGCGCTCCTCGCCCTGGCGCTCGGCTGCGGCATGCCGGACCCTGGCCTCGGCCAGGGTGATCGTGCCGCGGGTGCGCTCAAGCAGCGCGGAGAGCCGGTACCAGGCCTGCCGGCCGGCCTCCAGCCGCGGCCCGAGCTGCTCGACCTGCGCCTCCAGCACCGCCTCGCGCTGCCGGGTGGCCTGCAGCTCCTGCTCGACGGTGGAGTGCCGCAGCCGCAGCGCCAGTTCATCGGCCACCTCGGCCTGTATGGCCTGGCGCAGCGTCAGCAGGTCGTCGGCGAGCAGCCGCAGCCGGGCATCACGCAGCTCGGCCTGGATACCGGCCGCCCGGCGGGCGATCTTGGCCTGCCGGCCGAGCGGACCCAGCTGGCGGCGCAGCTCGGCGACCAGGTCCTGCACCCGGTTGAGATTGGCCGCCATCGCGTCCAGCTTCCGCAGCGCCTTCTCCTTGCGCTTGCGGTGCTTGAGCACCCCGGCGGCCTCCTCGATGAAGGCCCGGCGGCCCATCGGGTCGGCGTGCAACACGGAGTCGAGTCGGCCCTGGCCGACGATCACGTGCATCTCGCGGCCGATGCCGGAGTCGGAGAGCAACTCCTGGATGTCCAGCAGTCGGCAGGTCTCGCCGTTCAGCGCGTACTCGCTGCCACCGTTGCGGAACATCGTGCGGGTGATGGTCACTTCGGCGTAGTCGATCGGCAGGGCGCCGTCGCTGTTGTCGATGGTGAGGCTGACCTCGGCCCGGCCGAGCGGGGCGCGCCCACTGGTGCCGGCGAAGATGACGTCCTCCATCTTGCCGCCGCGCAACGACTTGACGCCCTGTTCGCCCATCACCCAGGAGAGCGCGTCGACCACGTTGGACTTGCCCGAGCCGTTCGGGCCGACCACACAGGTGATGCCCGGCTCGAAGCGCAGCGTGGTGGCCGAGGCGAAGGATTTGAAGCCGCGCAGCGTCAGACTCTTGAGGTGCACGCGCCGCTCTCCCTGTCGCTCTCCGCATTCCCGCCAGAGTCGTGTGATCCCGCGAGAGTCCGTGCGCTCCGGCAAGATCCCGCGGGTTTCCCGCGACCCGACTGTATCCGGACGACCCGGCGGTTTCGGGAGGACTGGCCGTGGGCAGCCTCAGACAAAATGAGGGGTAGGTGGGTGGGGGTAGAGAAACGACGAAGGGACGCCGGTAAGGGCGTCCCTGATGATCGCGTCCCGTATCGGGATCACAGCCGACCCCGACGCGGAGCGAAACACATCCGCGTACGGCTGACCCGGCCGGTCTCCATCCGGTCGAGTCGATGTTGCTTTCAGGTGAGTGCGGGCTCCCGCTGTCCCAGGTCGATGCTGTCGAGCAGGGAGTGCTCGTCAGCGACCGCGACCAGCGCGTCGTTCTCGGCCTGCATCCGAACGAGTTCGGCCTCCAGGTCCTGGACGCGCTGCTGAAGCCGCCGCATCTCGGACAGCATTCGCGGGTCGGGGCCGCCTACGTACCCGAGAAGCGCCTTTGCCATGATGTATGGTCCTCCACGCTGAGTGACCGAACCGGTACGGTACAGGTCGAGGGGAA
It includes:
- the smc gene encoding chromosome segregation protein SMC; this encodes MHLKSLTLRGFKSFASATTLRFEPGITCVVGPNGSGKSNVVDALSWVMGEQGVKSLRGGKMEDVIFAGTSGRAPLGRAEVSLTIDNSDGALPIDYAEVTITRTMFRNGGSEYALNGETCRLLDIQELLSDSGIGREMHVIVGQGRLDSVLHADPMGRRAFIEEAAGVLKHRKRKEKALRKLDAMAANLNRVQDLVAELRRQLGPLGRQAKIARRAAGIQAELRDARLRLLADDLLTLRQAIQAEVADELALRLRHSTVEQELQATRQREAVLEAQVEQLGPRLEAGRQAWYRLSALLERTRGTITLAEARVRHAAAERQGEERPGRDPEELAAEAARVRTEEAALTEALEAAQDALAEAVESRVGAERALGAEEQRLKAAARAVADRREGLVRLQGQAAAAASRAAGAQAEIDHLAAARDEAALRAEAARAEFELLQEQVAGLETGDEQLADAHEQARERLAGAEQELSGAREAQSAAERERAALNARHEALSLGLRRKDGTGALLSATERLSGVLGPAAELLTVVPGHEVAIAAALGAAADAVAVADLDAAAAALRLLRERDAGRAALLIAGAPATADPLTDAAPSGARWAAELVAAPAELLPAVRTLLHRTVVVENLAAARGLLAARPELTAVTAEGDLLAAGLAQGGSAGPPSQLETQAAVEATARAIEELTGRCAELTERLAQAKKLCRELSVEVERLALERRRAEQQRAQVAGSLGRLGGQAKAAAGEAERTAAAVERAEQGRAAAAAAAEELAARLAAAEELADEENEEPDSAERDRLAELGTAARQAELEARLAVRTHEERVRSLAGRAESLDRAARAEREARTRAAERRRRAEQHARVAGAVAAGARQLLACLEVSLGRADAERTAVEQARAERETALRQIRERGRELKDELDKLVDAGHRDEVLRAEKRLRIEQLEARALEEFGIEGEELLAGYGPDQPVPPALDDDSAKDDSAKEESAKEESVRQGSAGEVSREAQPQGESRPYVRAEQEKRLRAAEKAYQQLGRVNPLALEEFAALEERHQFLGEQLEDLKKSRRDLLEIVRDVDQRVEQLFTAAYHDTAAQFEGVFSRLFPGGEGRLVLTDPQSMLTTGVEVEARPPGKKVKRLSLLSGGERSLTAVALLVAIFKARPSPFYVMDEVEAALDETNLRRLIAIMEELRDSSQLIVITHQKLTMECADALYGVTMKGDGISQVISQRLREEHREKRRPAALPRQQDAALAAPGAD